The Desulfuromonadaceae bacterium genome includes the window ATGGCTAAGCAAAAATTTCGTCCTCCAAGGCTTGGTGGTTTTTCAGGGGCGAAGGCCTACATCAGGTAGGTCGAGGTCCTGAAAAATCAGCGTAACGACGTAGGGCGGACTTTTTGCGACGCCATCACGAATAAACCGGTTGACTTGCGGAGAACTTGTTGACCAAAGCGAAAGGGGGAGTCATGTTCGAGTTTGATGAAAGTATCGATCAGGGAGCAAAAATCAAGGTAATCGGTGTGGGTGGCGGCGGCGGGAATGCGGTCAACACAATGATCCGGGCAGAGATTATGGGCGTCGAGTTTATTAACGCCAACACCGATGCCCAGGCGCTCAGGGCCAATCTGGCACCGATGAAGATGCAACTTGGCGGGCAGCTGACCAAAGGTCTCGGGGCGGGTGCTAATCCCGAAATCGGCTGCAAGGCGGCACTCGAAGATCGTGAGCGGATCGCCGAAGTCCTTGCGGGCGCCGACATGGTTTTTATCGCCGCCGGACTCGGCGGCGGCACCGGTACCGGTGCCGCTCCGGTGATTGCCGAAGTGGCCAAGGAACTCGGTGCATTGACGGTTGGTGTGGTGACCAAGCCATTCTCGCGCGAGGGGAAAATGCGCACCAAAAAGGCGGAACAGGGCGCGGCCGACCTGAAGGATGTGGTCGATTCGCTGATCGTGGTGCCGAACGATCGACTCCTTGGCCTGGCCGGAAAAAACACCAGTATCCTTGACGCGTTCAAGCCGGCCGACGATGTTCTGCGTCAGGCCGTACAAGGCATCTCCGACCTGATCACGACCAGCGGTCTGATTAATGTCGACTTCGCCGATGTCAAGGCGATCATGAGCGAACGTGGTATGGCGATGATGGGGATCGGTATCGCCGAAGGTGAAAAACGCGCCGCCATCGCAGCCAATCATGCCATCAGCAGCCCACTTCTCGAAGAGATCGATATTTCCGGGGCCAAAGGGGTGCTGGTGAATATTTCCGGATCGTCAAATATGACGATGGAAGAGTTCGATGAAGCATCGCGCATCATTCATGAAAAGGTGCATGAGGATGCCAACATCATTATCGGCCTGGTCATTAATGAAAGTCTGGGCGATCAGATCAAGGTTACGGCGATTGCGACCGGGTTTGGGCAGGCTTTCGACAAGCAGCAGCGGCACACCGAGGTTCATGTTTTTACGCCGCCGAAGGTCGATCACGACACGCCGACATACATCCGTAATCGTCAACGGCAAAATCCGCGACCGCGCATAAATTTCAGTGAAGAACAGGAGTACGATATCCCGACATTTTTACGCAAACGACTCGATTAAGTTTTGCCTGATAAAAACGGCAGAGATTAAATTGACCCGGCGCTTGTCGTCGGTGTCAATCATTTGCAATTGCAGTTTAATGCTGTGTTACGGCCCTGCGCGGATCTCCGCCCGCGTGCGTCCGCCGATGTCATGTTAGCGACTCCCTCGTTGCCGGGGACCGGTTTTCCGGTCCCCCTTTATTTATTGCCGTATCAGCGCCAGTTTCACTGCCAGTCCCGCAAAAATCGTCCCAGAAATACGATGCATCACGATTTGCGCTCCAATCGAGCGTTTCAGCCAATCGCCGAGGGTTCCCGCTAACAGCGCGATGCCACCAAAAACCAGGATCGTCGCGGCGATAAAGGTGCCGCCGAGCAGAGCCAGCTGTAGCGCAATGGCTCCTTTGGTCGGGTCGGCAAATTGCGGGAGAAATGCGAGGAAAAAGATCGAGACTTTGGGGTTGGTGATGTTCATGATGATACCGCGACGGTAGAGGGGGATAAAACGTGTGTCACCCGCGACCGATGTGTTGAATTCAGTTGCTGGAGCGCGCCATGCCTGCCAGGCAAGATAGAGCAGGTACCCCGCGCCGCACAGCTTGAGGAGGGTAAATGCCGTCGCAGAA containing:
- a CDS encoding LysE family translocator, yielding MIPLDTLLAFFCAALILCLAPGPDNIFVLTQSALNGRAAGVNVTLGLCTGLVGHTIAVTCGVAALIQTSATAFTLLKLCGAGYLLYLAWQAWRAPATEFNTSVAGDTRFIPLYRRGIIMNITNPKVSIFFLAFLPQFADPTKGAIALQLALLGGTFIAATILVFGGIALLAGTLGDWLKRSIGAQIVMHRISGTIFAGLAVKLALIRQ
- the ftsZ gene encoding cell division protein FtsZ; its protein translation is MFEFDESIDQGAKIKVIGVGGGGGNAVNTMIRAEIMGVEFINANTDAQALRANLAPMKMQLGGQLTKGLGAGANPEIGCKAALEDRERIAEVLAGADMVFIAAGLGGGTGTGAAPVIAEVAKELGALTVGVVTKPFSREGKMRTKKAEQGAADLKDVVDSLIVVPNDRLLGLAGKNTSILDAFKPADDVLRQAVQGISDLITTSGLINVDFADVKAIMSERGMAMMGIGIAEGEKRAAIAANHAISSPLLEEIDISGAKGVLVNISGSSNMTMEEFDEASRIIHEKVHEDANIIIGLVINESLGDQIKVTAIATGFGQAFDKQQRHTEVHVFTPPKVDHDTPTYIRNRQRQNPRPRINFSEEQEYDIPTFLRKRLD